AGACACTGGGTGAGCGATATCGTTGCAGGCGCGGGAATAGGCATCGCCTCCACTGAGCTCACCTATTGGCTGTACCCAAAGATGACAGGTCTGTTTCGAGGGGGAAAACAACGAGAAGGACAAACAGCATTTATACCCTATATAGGACATAATAGGTTTGGAATAAATGCTGTAAGATCATTTTAATAAACTTTTTAAACACTAATTTCTTGTAAAATAGCAAGCCCAATGATTCGGGTATCTTATAGGATTTAGTCGAGCCTGCGTATAGCTTTCGTCTTAACTGCTTCGGCATGTGTCCGCTATGAATCCGACATGAGTCCGTGGTGAGTCCGAGTTAAACACGGTATCATAGCGGTATGACGATGCACTCATTATGATCTCATATCGACTGAGGGGCGAAGAAGGCCATATCCTGTCTCAAATCAGATCCGAACTTACGTCAAATAATGGATAAGACACGGACTCCGTTCCGGAAAGCTAAAAGTATAGTATGTTAATCAGTTTAAATGTGTAATATATAAATATAATCGTATAAATATTAAATACGTTAAAATTTAAATATTTAAATTTATCCATATATGGGTATAGATTTTATATATTTTTCAAAGGTTGCTGAATTGAAAAGAGCTGACATTTATTTTGCCACGAGTTTTTCATACAGCGGCCAGAGTTCCGCAAGGTCATCATCTGATTGTGCTTCTGGATAGTGCTCATCATGGAGATTGCGGATTTCGACCCCCTGTCCCTGATCATTTACCACAACAGCGGCCCGAAGTTCGTCGGTTCCATCATAATAAATGCCCACACCAACAAGCTCGCCATTGAGAATAATTTCACTGACAATATACTTTCTTGCAGCCTTACCTTTGTGGGTACTATGACCACTAGAAATCGTGTTTCCTTTGTTATAATGTCTTTCCATAAGCATAGAACACTGGAAATATCAATTTGTTGTTTTTTTTAGCTATTTTCTGCCTTCATGCGATCGAAAATAATTTAAAATAGTTCGGAATATTCCATAGAAAAGGGGGGCTTACCTTATATTTGTAATACAATGGAAAAGAAAACATATCTTATTTTCGGCATTAGTAAAGGATTGGGAAGGGCAATCACACTGCATCTTCCAGATCCGTCTGATGTTGTATTTGGAGTGTCCAGAAGTAAACCCGATTATTTGGAGGACAACGCTAATGTGTGTTGGGTGCCGTCTGACCTATCCAACCCTGTGGAGGCTGTTAACGCAATCAAAGACAGGATAAAAAATACGAAAATTGACTATTTTATCTATAATGTCGGTATTTGGGAGAATAACGCTTTTAGCGACGACTATGATTTTGCGTCTTCTCCGGTAGCGGAGATTAGCAGCCTGATCAATACCAATGTCACTTCATGTATTTTAAATATTCAATCAGCATTGGATAATTTGAAGCAGGCCGAAAATGCCAAAATTATATTGATCGGTTCTACATGGGGGCTTGACAACCACAATGGAAGGGAAGTTGCGTTTTCAGCAACAAAATTTGCACTGCGGGGTGTGGTTCATGCATTGAGAGAACAACTTCGACCTGATCAGATTGCAGTATCTATATTGAACCTTGGTTATCTGGCAACAGCGCATGATGATGAGAATAATCTGGAAACGAACACTCATGAAATAAATGACGATCTTATTCCATTATCGGATGTCATTCAGGCGTTAAGATTTATTATCTCGACATCAAAAGCAAGTTGTGTAAAAGAGATTCATATGCCGGCAATGAATGACAGGAATGTATAATGATCCGAATGCAGGAGATGTAGATCCCTATTGTTCTAATGGCCAGTTACAAACTTTAATCCAAGAATAGAGGCGATTAGCGTACCGATAAAGAATAGACGCCAGAAGCTTACGGGATCTTTA
The window above is part of the Sphingobacterium sp. ML3W genome. Proteins encoded here:
- a CDS encoding SDR family oxidoreductase, coding for MEKKTYLIFGISKGLGRAITLHLPDPSDVVFGVSRSKPDYLEDNANVCWVPSDLSNPVEAVNAIKDRIKNTKIDYFIYNVGIWENNAFSDDYDFASSPVAEISSLINTNVTSCILNIQSALDNLKQAENAKIILIGSTWGLDNHNGREVAFSATKFALRGVVHALREQLRPDQIAVSILNLGYLATAHDDENNLETNTHEINDDLIPLSDVIQALRFIISTSKASCVKEIHMPAMNDRNV